Part of the Mytilus edulis chromosome 9, xbMytEdul2.2, whole genome shotgun sequence genome, atagctaacaaaaactctcatttgtatgacagtggcatacatttccatcatattgacaacgatgtgtgaacaaaaaaaacacataatgGATACAgatgtcaaaaataggggcacAGTAGTCAAAATGGTGTTTTATTCTGAATCACTATAAGACAGACACATATGTAAACAAACAAGCACCAAACTACATATAGACAGAGCACATTTGTAAAATTGAaacacaagaatacaaaaattaaccaTGATAGCACAcaaacacaatgacgggatgaaAGACAAAAGAAATCGTTGACCtatataacggtttacttttatgaattgtgacttggatggatagttgtctcatttgcactcatacctcatcttcttatatctatataacacGCTATTCAGATGATAATATGCTATAgaaagaacaataacacaatgacggggtATATAAGTACAGAgtaaaatatcgtttcatctcggcctctagtaagtgcTATACAATTAATATTTCAGTGCTTTAAACTAGTGCCTTAGCAgttataattaaattttgtaataaaataaatgaaaatggtaGAAtgaaagtcataagaaacctcaaattaaaaaaaataattcgtatgtgtttttataactcaatggatagtttaattataaaacttatgtacatatacttttttctgaagaaaattctttaatatgTTCATATTTacaggaagcaattccccgacatattttccgtatgcaaagagacctcagtgtgacccatctcgtaaaaatccggtgatcgcaatacgcatggatgtccttaaaataaactattatctgattgtacatgttaaacacgtgctcaatatccataccttttttgtttattgttgacaaacaggtgacaatcgttaaacgtcggcttcaaaacacgaactttaattacctgccatattttcacaacgacagtgaccgattgaaaaaaatatttgacgattatacgaaatttaggccaaaaaaaggataaaaacgtGCACAGAAGACTGAAGTTTATGatttttgtatgcattggttcaagaataagaatattatttttcaccggtcactcgtttattaTAACTTTAACtatatttttagtttaaaaaaatctttggatGTTGTAGATAAATTACGTTAATTTGATgttccttttgattctgttgacagttttgacttTTCAACTCTTTACACTACTCTTCCTCGTAAtcttaattaaatggtcgttttcaTGGTTAATCTGAATGCAAACGTAAATTGTAGAAAGATCAAACGTCATATAATAATACAATTGTTGACTTTCAATTTCAGTTGATACACGATTTTTTAACCCAGAGATATGACATTCATCTtgtttcaagttaaaaaaaaaatgactcaaAATATTATTGTCTTGAAATCAAAAAATTCCACCTCGTTTTGGtccatatatatacatgcaacCTTGATCAAATTTGactatataaatacatatatattcttttatatgttatctcatccgaagttttgaattttatgcatttttaatgcattttttatttttatgtatatattttttttaacttctctgtaacctttgtacttgcatggttttacgAGAATAAACTATCTAAAGGCAGGTGTTTTATTTTGGTGTGTGTAATTTTGGTGCTTCGTCCAACTGATATGTTTAAAATTTGGAATACAAGTAGTGAGCAAGCTCatttatatttgcttttatttaCCTGTTCATAAAAAGATATTAATGAcaatagatataaggagatgtggaatgagtTCCAATATACAACTCTcaacccaagtcacaatttacgaaaaacgaaaaacgagaaacactcatgaaCACACGACAACTGCTGAACAACAgatttctgactttggacaggtgcaaacaactTCAGCGgatttaaatgtttaaacagGCTCCAatcttcacccttacctgaattAGGGTGTAACATTACAATATAGAAATAGTAaacaaaggtatcaggcttattcgaattggttgatccatacgatgtatctttgtccaaactaactatggacatttttaccacgtgttagattgtggtttgtcattacgtcgtctgatctttttattACCGAACGATAATTATTAcgaatgtgactgttttgctgagtgtgaatttgtattgctttaagacgtggaacggtacttatccatcccaaattaatttgttgggttttgatgttgtgtttgttgaTGTCAtcggatttttttaaatgttttaacgtttgtagttgtaaatcgtatttttttctgttgtattattGTGTTGTATTGGgggataagggagctaccatttgatttttatggaggggctaggatgaaaaattttgtcctgcattttttttagctgtaatctctgtcctgcctttttatttttcactctgttcggtcctgcctttttttttttttttagtttatcctgacttttttttttacctaaattgtcgtcctgaattttttttttgcaagtgtctcatcctgccttttttttttactctaaactcctgtcctgcctatttttttcaaatttcatcctagccccccccccccccccccccccccataaaatcAAATGGTGGCTCCCTAACTACACATCCAGTTCATTTGGATTTACACTATATATTTGGCTTGCAGTTTGATCAGAAGAAATAACcacaaagctagataatacacttagttatctaattactacttcaattaaatattaattagtattataattttcactgttattattATAAGTTACATAtgagtcatacaaatctaatcttgaatatCATCCAAATTCTCTTAATTTTCAGAACACGTTTAAGAAATttatatgtgacgtcactttgggcgttgcaTTGACTATGGGTTAGagggctgtgattttgtaatgtattcgtttttttattctatagctagtcacctctccagtttaatcatgtatatctattatatagtcattttataaaatttactgtttgcaaaactatgtattattctttataataataatgattttgTCCCAGGCGAATAACCCTGgtctcacaactttttggaacttttggtcctcggcgatcttcaacttggtagttgttatggctttcaaacttttttacatctgagcatcgttttgtgtggacgtagcgcgcgtctggtgtataaaaatattttttaacctgttacctttggatggctattattcgtttgtttctctgtcctatattttctcccattaaTCTGTTTATTGATTGTAACcttgtcgtgtaatgttgtcattttaatgttataattaacactgccattaaagcgggaggtttggcatgcctcaaaaccaggttcaacccaccattttttcataaaatgccctgtaccaagtcagtaaaatggccattgttacattatagttcgtttcggtgttgtgtttctgttgtgtcgtagttctcttatatttgatacgtttccctcagttttagtttgtaacccggatttgtttttactctatcgatttatgaacttttaacagcggtatactactgttgcctttatttataacttgATACGCCATAggccgtttcgtctacataagactcacctgTGACTCACAGAATAAAATAGTtcgaaagccaaacaagtataaagttgaggAACATAGATTTATTATAATGACCATATACTTAACAATCATGTCAACATTAAAGTGATGACTACTTTCGGGGAaatacacactataaaatatgaaatatcatttaaatatcaAGATGTCAAAATGAGTCTATCAAGGcaggtttgttttgtttataaatatgtaatgcgagaggtttggctagccacaacaCCAGTTTCAAACCaacatttttcttcaaatgtacTGTACCATgccaggaatatggcagttgttatctaatagttcgtttctatgtatgttgcattgtcgggttttttgttgttgcacttgagtgttctgttgtttcgttgttttcctcctacagtttgtaacccggatatgttttctctcaatcgatttatgacttttaaagaaCCATgcatatactactgttgcctatatgtGAAGCCAGAAAGAAAATATGTAAATTCAAAATGCCAATACTGGGTATTACTGATATATtccaaattattttgaattttataattatgGGGTCAAAAAGTTACATAATATCATATAGTCTTCTTTGATTTTTCGATAAATTGAAATGAGCTCATGTTCTTATCAAAAGGTGAATAAGTAAGTCTGACATTTTAGGAATTTCCATGTTTTAATATAGCAATGTAtatattcctggtatctatgatgaggttatttaattatattatacAATATCGATCCGCATATGGCCATTTGAAATATCTTATTCAAATGTTTATCAAGCATAAATATTACGCAGAAGCATAACAGGCAAAAAAAGtaaaacacttatttatgataTGGCGTTATCAAAAGCCCAGGATATTATTTCTTGTAACTTGTGTGAATTAAAAACTAAATTACAATGGAAGTGTGTAGACTGTAACTTGCTTATGTGTACTAAGTGTCGTGATAGAATTCATCCAAAGTTTAGAAATGCTAAGGACCACACAATGGTTGATATAAAAGAAGTTGGGTTGAGTAGAGGTAAGACGAACCCAGATTTTACAGCCGCCAAATGTAAAGTACACTCAATACAATCATGCTGCCTCTTCTGTAGTACCTGTGATGTACTTGTTTGCCCTGTCTGTATTGCCAAACCTCATGCCGGACACATATTCGTAGAAATAAAGGAGGCATATGACTTTAAGgttgaaaaactaaaaactagaaaaatgaaattacaaaatgaaGAAAAAGGACTGAATGGTGATGAAAGAAAGCTTGATGTTTTGAAAAGAACAGAAATTTCCAAGGGTATGAAAGTTTTACAAGATATTCAATCTCAGAAAGAGGCATTCAACAAATACGCAGACAAGCTTTCTGAAAGAGTACAAGAAAAACTAAAGGTCAGTCAAGATTTCATATCCATAGAACAGAAAAAAGCAATGAAATCTAAAACAAAAGTGCAAGAGGAATCCAATAAAGTTCAGGATCTCCTTAATTCAATCGACATAATACAGGTTTTTGAATATATTGAAAACGCAGAGAAATCGTTAGAAACTCTCAAACAACCCATTAGCCTTAGTTGTGCCATTATTCCAAGGTTTATACCGCGAATTATTAGCGAATCAGTTGTTGGTTCACTGATTGAAGAGACCAGCATAGATGAAGTTGAAATGAAAGTGAATAAGCAATTTACCACTAAATTAGAGCATTGTCACTTTTTATCTTGTTGTTCTGATGGTTCACTCTGGTTGGGTGATAGTAATACGGACATATTCCAGAAAATTAAGCCTGCTGGAGAAAATCTTACAACAATATTTACCACGAAGACAATAATAAGAGGTATAGGAATGACTCCCGATGGTGTAATGCTGTTAGCTGATTCAACATCAACGCTGAAAATTATAAATGGAACCACTGGAAGAATCCATGATTCAAAATATAGCGTGGATCCATTATTGATAATGTCACTTCATGTAACCAAAGATCACAAAGTTATTGTAGGTGCAATGAGCCCTGGCGAAGTAATACCTGTTAAGGGAAGAAGAGTTGTGATTGTAATCGATCAAGATGGGAAGCATAGAACTGTGCATGAGtatgaaaagaacaaacagagATTACTAACGTACCCACAAAGTGTTACAAGCACTAATAATGGGACTATCTTTGTTGCAGATTATGCTGTTGAAGATAAAATTAACAGCAGAATACTGGCTATTGATGAAAAGGAAAGTGTAATAGGAACGTACAATGGGCTACCAGATATCAATACAGTAAAAGATCCGTTTCAACCTGTTTGCTTAACAAGATCGCCATCCGACAAAGTTATAATATCGGATTTTAATCTTGGTATAATTCACATCCTTGACAACTCATGTAACTTGTTGTCatactttaaaacaacagaaataGGAATAGACTATCCACATTCCACaacttttaaaaacacaaaaatcttCTATATCGGATGCGGTCGATGTACAAGTAGCACTACTAACTTTATGAGATTGAATATTCTGGTTTATAGGTATCTTTTTTACAAACATTGCCAgtatgtttaatttaaaaatttcataataatcctttttttatatagatgatgtcattGGTTTCGGCTTACTATAGAGATTTTTACTTTAATTACACTTTATGTAAGAACCCTGGATTTTTATTGGtcgatagccagtgtattttcaccaatttactgtatCAAAAgaatatgccttttttaccctctctgccgtggtatttgccaaaaagtACACTATCCGACTGGTCGCTTGTAACGTCAcaatcatcaatgcgtttttgaacattaacattcggtgtaattaaacagatatagcatgttcttgagggatatttgcgaaaaatacccctccttaacatgctatatctgtttaagaTGCTATGATGAAAGGATAAAATATCCAGCTATAATAATATTGGTTATATTCCCCCAATTATGTCTGTTGTGATGAAAACTGcatgaatcaaaattaaatgtTATTGTCTTTTGGGATTCTATTTCAGATTAACATAATCAGAATAATGGAAAATAATTAAGCAATTTGGTGTgtaaaattataaacctggtacctttcataattatttacaccactgggtcgatgccactgctagtggacgtttcgtccccgacgatttcaccagcccagtagtcagcattttggTGTTGAGATGAATATGAATTGGATGGTAGTTTTTATGAGTTTTCTGTCcgtaaaagtatgaattattcgaaatactcaggattttcttaacccaggcatagattaccttagccgtgtttggcacaaccttttggaattttgggttctgCATGctgaattttgtacttttttggctttataactattttgatctgagcgtcactgatgagtcatatgaagacgaaacacgcgactggcgtatgaaattataagcctggtaccttcgataactattaATTTCTGagatatatttgaaataattcaacCAAAACTTATCACTATAAGATACATATTGCAGTACCTTTCAGCAACTCTTTGATATTAATcctgcaaatgaaaaaaatattggaaacatGCGCATCCTTCTATGCAATCAATGATTTTCAACTCATGagtggaaaataaactgacaacgccatggctaaaaaaaaaagacaaacaaacaaacacaagtGCATGAAAAGCCTCAGCAACACAAACCCCTTGTGAATTTAGCTCTTCCTGgagtgtaagcagatccttctctacatgtggcacccgtagtgttgctcatgttattgtAAACCTGGTTAAAAACAAGTCTGCGTGCTTAAGACTCGAGCCCTTTCAAACTGATTTATAACTTGTTCTTATGTGTGCTGGTGAGTGAAAGATTGAGCACTCTAACACAATATCTTCTATTTGTCTGTTCCATGCCAGAATTGTTTAATTCAGTGAGTTCCATTAGATGGTGTCtgctttgtttgtttttcatttacttCTTTTAAGCAAAATACCTGGTTGTTTCTCTTTAAATCCTTTTACATTTTGTCGTGTCGTCATGTAAGAGACGTTTATACTGACTATCTTTGAACGCAtaacgtttttttaattttttttataattatatagttTTCATCATTCGACAtgaaatgggatttttttttattaatgacaCTCATACTAAATCTCCTTATCCTCTTACTTTTCGTACAAACAGTTCTATCCCCACCAATTTTGTTAAGTACAAGCAGTTAAAGTGACAGGTTCATATGAATTGTTAAACACAAAGGTATGAATAAAAGAGCATCCGATACCAATATCAATGAAACAGACGAGAGTAGAACTGGATGAAggcaaaaaagttacaaaatatatgaatttgacTAGTCAAACCTCAGAAAAATAAATGAGTCatgaaatgtatatcccatatgccgATGAAGTTGACACttaggtgggggaaattgataatttcaaaattaaaacgtCTCGTATGTCATAGATTCTAGATCTGAGATGACCGCTTGTGTCAAATTCGAGGTTTAAGTTTTAAAACTAGGCAAAGGAAGCCGTgcctgttgtttctttaatttctatgtCTGgagaatatattaatgtaaatcAGAAAGAGAGACAGAGAGAAGGCGAAGAGGAAGAGCATTATCTACATTATCACCAAATAGTTTTCCTTACAATGTATACGATAAACATCAACTTGAAAATCGATGAAAAAGtctttgacagttttttttaatatgacgACAAAGTTCATGATGAGTAATGATATATAGACA contains:
- the LOC139490227 gene encoding uncharacterized protein — its product is MALSKAQDIISCNLCELKTKLQWKCVDCNLLMCTKCRDRIHPKFRNAKDHTMVDIKEVGLSRGKTNPDFTAAKCKVHSIQSCCLFCSTCDVLVCPVCIAKPHAGHIFVEIKEAYDFKVEKLKTRKMKLQNEEKGLNGDERKLDVLKRTEISKGMKVLQDIQSQKEAFNKYADKLSERVQEKLKVSQDFISIEQKKAMKSKTKVQEESNKVQDLLNSIDIIQVFEYIENAEKSLETLKQPISLSCAIIPRFIPRIISESVVGSLIEETSIDEVEMKVNKQFTTKLEHCHFLSCCSDGSLWLGDSNTDIFQKIKPAGENLTTIFTTKTIIRGIGMTPDGVMLLADSTSTLKIINGTTGRIHDSKYSVDPLLIMSLHVTKDHKVIVGAMSPGEVIPVKGRRVVIVIDQDGKHRTVHEYEKNKQRLLTYPQSVTSTNNGTIFVADYAVEDKINSRILAIDEKESVIGTYNGLPDINTVKDPFQPVCLTRSPSDKVIISDFNLGIIHILDNSCNLLSYFKTTEIGIDYPHSTTFKNTKIFYIGCGRCTSSTTNFMRLNILVYRYLFYKHCQYV